In Cryptomeria japonica chromosome 1, Sugi_1.0, whole genome shotgun sequence, the sequence TATTAATGCTAAGAGGTATTCTATAATGACAAATAAAAGCTGAGATGCAAAAACGTGAGTGTGTTAACAAaaacttttatcttttatcttaaatttcacaacaataaatattattatttgaaactAAACATTATAGAtccaaaagaatacataaaatttcTATTTTCAtatgtttaataaataatataattcttaaagaaataaaatgattcaaattaatatctcttccactttttaaacaaatatatatatatatatatatatatatatatattaaaaattaaaatcccctttcccaAATAAATCCAAACATTTTCTTCACAGTATTTCAAAAATCGTTATTAAGAAATATCATGTCAATTAAATCTTATCAACTATTACAATGATTAAGATTCCATTCAAATAATTGACTGATCATAAATATCCCTAACCactagccttaaacaacacacaacATGTTAAGCCTGTAGAACTTTTAAATTGCATTGAAACATTTTTGTCGGCCTCCCAACCCAGAGACTAAATAGGGTTATCATGGCTTGCCATCCACCTTGGGAGATGTCTCATCGGTGAATGGAATGACCTGCAAATGCAGTTTGCCCAGTTAGAATTTGTATCATATTGTCAACAGTGAATAAATTCAATATAATTCTGATCTAAATAGTACCTGATCCTCCTGGTTGTCACTCAAGGTTTGCACTGAAGTTTCTGAAACAGTTGTATCTTCTGTCAACCGATTTCGCCCTGCATAAAAATTTCTAGCATGTTCATCATTATATTTAGACTGCACTTCTTCGAACACAGCTGTTATTTCCCTCTCTCCATGTTGtgacttcctcttctttcttctccctgCCAGGCATTCATGTCAGCATGATATGCAATGATCTACAACAACATATGAATAAAACCcaagatgaaatggaaaaaatTGGGTAATACCCATGAAAAAAATTAGTTGTGATCCACCAATATCTCAACAAAATCATATGTTAAGGGTAAAGAACCAACCATTCCTATCCTGTTCCTGAAATGTGTCATTACTGCTACATATCTCCTCCAATCCACACTTTTTTGAGTTGTTTTGAACATCATGATAGAGGCTAGGCTTTtctggtttaccttcactttggctcTGCTCAGGAAATCCAAGCTGTACTTGACCATTGGAAAACCCCGATTCAACTTCCTATGCACGCACAACTAATCTCTTTTAGCACTATCTTATGTTCAGATTCAAAATCATCCCAATTCAATCAAAGAAGAAAACAATATACTGGAACCACAAGGCACATTATGATGAGCAAAAAGAAAACCTCATTTAAATCCAGACCAAATACAGAGGCTATTTTTTCTCCTCTGTATGCTTGCCATCTTTTACAGGGATATGTAAAATATCCTTGCTGATAAAGACCTGAGACAAAGACTTCCTCCATGGAGTTAATATACAAGCTGTGTTTTTCATTGGTCCATGATGATTTCTGATGATGTGGGATCCtccaacaactgcaaaaacatacCAACTGTTAATATAAATTAACTGAACACTAATCTATGATCTAACTAGCAAAACAGTTCCAACCATATAAAACTCATAGGCAAACTTACCAGTTTGGCATGTTGCGAATGAATCCCTGGTTGCTCATTATTCTGTATCATGAACTAGATTTGAGTTTGAATGCTCAAATTTAAACTTTTCTCACTATCAATCCCTGGTTGGTCATTTCCTACTCATATCAATCCCTAGATTTGAGCTTGAATGCTCAATTTTAAACTTTTCTCACTATCAATCCAACCATATATAACACCCAAAACTTCCCAAGTTTTGTAAACACCTGTACAACATCGAATCCTTACTTAATCTTTATTTTGGTCTCTTTTCAGCATAGTCTTACTCAGATATTTATTGGAAAAAACTCGCAAAGCTCAATAATATCTGATTAACTCTAAGTGAAAACAAGATAATATTTTCAGCcaatgaaaatgaaaaagaaaaagtaaaacaaGCAAACTGAACTGTACTATTTTGGGACAGAAATTAGTAACGGAAAGCACCATAAAAAACTGCACAAGTGGAATGATATACACTGTTTATATGCCAGAAAACCCGAGATTTTACCATTAAAACTACCTTCATCTACAGTCTTAAATATCTTCATCTAGCCTTTAGGGTTAGACTAAGATTACACCTAAACTACCTTATGTTTAAAATGGACTACTTGATTGTCAAAATATCTAACAGAAATATCTTCCCTGGTCTATCCAGCAGCCacgcacatgtatatatatatgctcgTTTATATCTAGGACTTTTCTGTACTGATTTATTTCTAAATTTTGTAGTTTATTGGTTGAGtacaactaatcatgatgattcTTGATTATGCCAtccttcaagattgaaatgttttcaAAAGGACAAAAGAATCATAATATAATATCAGAATAAAATGAATGGGAATTGGGTGCGCTTATAAATACAATAAATTAgatttgtgttcatgttgtgtgcTCACTAATCAATGAATTTAGATATCAATATCCAAGTGAAAGAGGAATGAATCATTGCCAATGTAATCCTATCTTGATgactaattaataattatttataaattagtACTTAAATGCTATAATatcaattaatatattatattaataaattatatgtgTAAGAGCTTTATCACATCTAATTAATGGTTTTAAGTTAATTATATAAATGTAATCATTGAAGTAACAATTAGCCTAGATAATAAAATAAGGTCAATTGTTACTACAAATTGTAAGTTAAATGTGTAGATACTTAGCTTTAATTTTGTCGTAGAAATATTTCTTCAAATGTCAAGAATCTATTTTTCAATACTTCATATTTTTCCTTTAataatgaaataacttgcacaagAGAAAAATATAATAGGAAATATATTGCAAGTACTTGATGATAATAATCCACTTGGAGGGGGCGACCTTCAAAAGTAGGCTACTTTAAAGGGGATACTTCCAATAGTCTCTAATGAGAATGTAATACACAGCATAATGTAATTAGTTAAGCTTTACCTTTCATATATATAGATACTATACTTATGCCATTGATGTCACCTAGGCTAACCTAACTACCTATATAATCATACTAATTGAGGGTTATACTACCCATAATTCAATTATAAATATACTCATTCACACTATAGGTTAAGGGTGTAGCATGTCCCTCCCTTTAAAAGAAACATAATTCCCTATATAGGTACAACTAAAGGATAACTTCATCTTCCCATGTCACATGAGCTTCAATGGCCAAATTCTTCTAGCTGATCAAATAATCTATAAATTTTATCATTTACAACCTCATAATGTGTGTCTAACGAACTCCCCTATGTTGTAACTCTATGTATTAAAATTATGTGTTAATCAACATGCTATTTTATCCTAATATATTTGGACTTTCTCCTTGTACTCCTTAAGACTAGAGAGTGTCTCTTTTTGGCACTATATGTGTTCTTCTATTGCTCTAAATTTTGGGTGTACCTCAAAGAAAAGGTGATGGGCGATGCATGGTTGGTCCTAGTCATAGTTGAATTCATGATTATGATATATTTTGAAATAATTCTAGGGAAGTAAGCTTAAGAATTACTTTGAGGTCACAGGtgaggtgatgaagaaattaaaacgatttttttttataattacttCATTCCA encodes:
- the LOC131052267 gene encoding uncharacterized protein LOC131052267, which codes for MSNQGFIRNMPNCCWRIPHHQKSSWTNEKHSLYINSMEEVFVSGLYQQGYFTYPCKRWQAYRGEKIASVFGLDLNEEVESGFSNGQVQLGFPEQSQSEGKPEKPSLYHDVQNNSKKCGLEEICSSNDTFQEQDRNGRRKKRKSQHGEREITAVFEEVQSKYNDEHARNFYAGRNRLTEDTTVSETSVQTLSDNQEDQVIPFTDETSPKVDGKP